Proteins from a single region of Mus pahari chromosome 2, PAHARI_EIJ_v1.1, whole genome shotgun sequence:
- the C2H3orf22 gene encoding uncharacterized protein C3orf22 homolog, with the protein MDSKGHKKPCRRKKKKIKTHERLLKKFPYRLPHVTEPSTACPPSCKAKRNSLKDKLPLQKNLVPTRSIPIPGLGAPEVAWPFGFYSPPPHPPLCNLWELKLLQLRFPTQDLSKLPPLQAPDNKPLTSGTSEPPESVP; encoded by the exons ATGGACTCAAAAGGCCACAAGAAGCCCTGCCGGcgtaagaagaagaaaatcaagaccCATGAGAGATTGCTCAAGAAGTTTCCTTACAG GTTACCTCATGTGACGGAGCCTAGCACAGCATGCCCACCATCTTGTAAGGCCAAGAGAAACTCACTGAAGGACAAGCTGCCCTTACAGAAGAATCTGGTGCCAACACGGTCCATCCCCATCCCAGG GCTCGGCGCTCCGGAAGTCGCATGGCCATTCGGCTTCTACTCACCACCTCCACATCCCCCACTATGTAACCTCTGGGAACTTAAATTACTGCAGCTCCGTTTCCCCACACAAGACCTTTCCAAGCTGCCTCCTCTGCAGGCCCCTGACAACAAGCCCCTCACCAGTGGGACGTCAGAGCCACCTGAGAGCGTTCCCTAG